From Desulfuromonas soudanensis, the proteins below share one genomic window:
- a CDS encoding IS3 family transposase (programmed frameshift), which yields MTRGSNGRYSKEFRIEAVKMVVEGGVAVYEASRQLSLPKSTLENWVRAFKAGKLSNIGGKGQQRPLTEVELELDRVKRELAQVKQERDILKKGRRVLCQGVAARYAVINQLRPEYSVPLLCQSLEVSPSGYYTWLKRPDSPRQKEEARLAIEIKAAHKRNRETYGPERLQTDLAEHGVQVGVHRIKRIRKKHGIRCKQVKKFKATTNSNHSLPVAENLLDQNFAVEAPNQVWVTDITYIPTAEGWLYLAGHKDLFTGEIVGYAMGERMTKNLVSQSLFRAVSVKRPATGLIHHSDRGSQYCALEFQKLLKQFNMQTSMSRRGNCYDNAPIESFWGTLKNELVHHRRYATRWEAMREITEYIEIFYNRQRRQKRLGYLSPAAYEQEYYKELSAA from the exons ATGACAAGAGGTTCTAATGGCCGCTATTCGAAGGAATTTCGCATTGAGGCCGTAAAAATGGTGGTTGAAGGAGGTGTCGCTGTCTATGAGGCATCGCGCCAGTTATCCCTGCCGAAATCCACCCTTGAGAATTGGGTAAGGGCGTTCAAGGCCGGAAAGCTCAGTAATATCGGTGGCAAAGGCCAACAGCGCCCGCTGACCGAAGTCGAGCTGGAACTTGACAGGGTTAAACGAGAACTGGCCCAGGTCAAGCAGGAGCGCGACATCCTAAAAAAAG GCCGCCGCGTACTTTGCCAAGGAGTCGCTGCCCGGTACGCGGTAATAAATCAACTTCGACCTGAGTACTCTGTCCCTCTGCTCTGCCAGAGCCTGGAGGTTTCACCCAGTGGCTATTACACCTGGCTGAAGCGCCCGGACTCACCTCGGCAGAAGGAGGAGGCACGGCTCGCAATCGAAATCAAGGCGGCTCACAAAAGAAACCGGGAAACCTACGGTCCCGAACGATTACAAACCGATCTCGCCGAGCATGGCGTTCAGGTCGGGGTCCATCGGATCAAGCGAATCCGCAAGAAACACGGGATTCGTTGCAAGCAGGTGAAGAAGTTCAAGGCGACAACAAACTCCAACCATTCACTGCCTGTCGCCGAGAACCTTCTGGACCAAAACTTTGCTGTCGAAGCTCCCAACCAGGTCTGGGTAACTGACATTACTTACATCCCCACCGCCGAAGGCTGGCTGTATCTGGCCGGGCATAAAGACCTCTTCACCGGAGAGATCGTGGGATATGCGATGGGCGAAAGAATGACGAAGAATCTGGTGAGTCAATCCCTATTCCGTGCCGTGTCAGTCAAGCGCCCGGCGACCGGGTTGATCCATCATTCGGATCGGGGCAGCCAGTATTGCGCCTTGGAGTTTCAGAAACTACTGAAGCAGTTCAATATGCAGACTTCGATGAGCCGCCGAGGTAACTGCTACGACAACGCCCCCATTGAGAGTTTCTGGGGGACACTGAAAAACGAATTGGTCCACCATCGTCGTTACGCCACCCGGTGGGAAGCGATGCGAGAAATCACGGAGTACATCGAAATCTTCTACAATCGTCAAAGGCGCCAGAAGCGGCTGGGCTACCTGTCGCCTGCTGCCTA